The Streptomyces sp. Mut1 genome window below encodes:
- the yaaA gene encoding peroxide stress protein YaaA has translation MLVLLPPSEGKAASGRGAPLKPESLSLPGLAGARAEVLDALVELCVADEEKARDVLGLSEGLRGEVAKNAELRTAGTRPAGELYTGVLYDALGLDSLDTAARRLAGKSLLVFSGLWGAVRVGDRIPPYRCSMGVKLPGLGALGAFWRGPMAEVMPEAAGDGLVLDLRSSAYTAAWKPKGAVAERTASVRVLHAQVVDGVEKRSVVSHFNKATKGRMVRDLLLAGARPTGPAELMGVLRDLGYVVEGEAPTRAGRPWQLDVVVTEIH, from the coding sequence GTGCTCGTGCTGTTGCCGCCCTCCGAAGGAAAGGCCGCCTCGGGGCGCGGGGCGCCCCTGAAGCCCGAGTCCCTGTCGCTGCCCGGTCTCGCCGGGGCGCGGGCCGAGGTGCTGGACGCGCTCGTGGAGCTGTGCGTGGCCGACGAGGAGAAGGCGCGGGACGTGCTGGGGCTCAGCGAGGGGCTGCGGGGCGAGGTCGCGAAGAACGCGGAGCTGCGGACGGCGGGGACGCGTCCGGCCGGGGAGCTGTACACGGGTGTGCTGTACGACGCTCTCGGCCTTGACTCGCTCGACACGGCCGCCCGCCGCCTTGCGGGGAAGTCGCTGCTGGTGTTCTCCGGGCTGTGGGGCGCGGTACGGGTGGGCGACCGGATTCCGCCGTACCGCTGCTCGATGGGGGTGAAGCTGCCGGGTCTCGGCGCGCTCGGGGCGTTCTGGCGCGGGCCGATGGCGGAGGTGATGCCGGAGGCGGCGGGCGACGGGCTCGTGCTGGACCTGCGCTCGTCCGCGTACACGGCGGCTTGGAAGCCGAAGGGGGCGGTCGCGGAGCGCACGGCGAGCGTGCGGGTGCTGCACGCGCAGGTCGTGGACGGGGTGGAGAAGCGGTCCGTGGTCAGCCACTTCAACAAGGCCACCAAGGGGCGGATGGTGCGCGATCTGCTGCTCGCGGGGGCGCGGCCGACCGGGCCCGCCGAGCTGATGGGCGTACTGCGGGACCTCGGGTACGTCGTCGAGGGCGAGGCGCCCACGCGGGCGGGGCGGCCGTGGCAGCTCGATGTGGTCGTGACGGAGATCCACTGA
- the eda gene encoding bifunctional 4-hydroxy-2-oxoglutarate aldolase/2-dehydro-3-deoxy-phosphogluconate aldolase yields the protein MTSSVLDLAPVVPVVVLEDAADAVPLARALVAGGLPAIEVTLRTAAALDAIRAIAAEVPDAVVGAGTVISPGNVSDTVAAGARFLVSPGWTDALLDAMQGSGLPFLPGVSTTSEVVALLERGVTGMKFFPAEAAGGTAYLKALSAPLPQARFCPTGGISLASAPSYLALPNVGCVGGSWMVPGDAVAARDWGRVERLAAEAAALGA from the coding sequence ATGACCTCCTCCGTGCTGGACCTCGCCCCCGTCGTGCCCGTCGTCGTCCTGGAGGACGCGGCCGACGCGGTGCCGCTCGCCCGTGCCCTGGTCGCGGGCGGGCTTCCGGCGATCGAGGTCACCCTGCGCACCGCCGCCGCCCTGGACGCGATCCGCGCCATCGCCGCCGAGGTGCCGGACGCGGTGGTCGGGGCCGGCACGGTCATCTCGCCCGGCAACGTCTCCGACACCGTGGCGGCGGGGGCCCGGTTCCTGGTCAGCCCCGGCTGGACGGACGCGTTGCTGGACGCCATGCAGGGGTCCGGGCTGCCGTTCCTGCCGGGGGTCTCGACCACCTCCGAGGTGGTGGCCCTGCTGGAGCGCGGGGTCACCGGGATGAAGTTCTTCCCGGCCGAGGCGGCGGGCGGCACGGCCTATCTGAAGGCCCTCTCGGCCCCGCTCCCCCAGGCCCGCTTCTGCCCGACCGGCGGCATCTCGCTCGCCTCCGCGCCCTCGTATCTGGCGCTGCCCAACGTCGGCTGCGTGGGCGGCAGCTGGATGGTTCCCGGCGACGCGGTCGCGGCCCGGGACTGGGGGCGGGTGGAGCGGCTGGCCGCCGAGGCCGCCGCTCTGGGGGCCTGA
- a CDS encoding bifunctional RNase H/acid phosphatase translates to MSRPRQFVVEADGGSRGNPGPAGYGAVVIDPETGETLAEAAEYIGVATNNVAEYKGLIAGLRAVKALLPDGPGEAGARVHVRMDSKLVVEQMSGRWKIKHPDMKPLAAEAASVLPGFALTYEWIPRERNKHADRLANEAMDAGRRGDRWEPSASTAALDTPRSSVAATAQSSNPPPSDPVTPQVGWGSAPDLGAPATLVLLRHGETALTPQKRFSGSGGTDPELSAAGREQAERAAAAFAARGTVQEIVSSPLRRCRETAGAVAARLGLEVRVEDGLRETDFGAWEGLTFGEVRERYAADLDAWLDSPDAAPTGGGESFAQVAVRVAEARDRLVARCAGRTVLVVTHVTPIKTLVRLALGAPPESLFRMELSAASVSAVAYYADGNASVRLLNDTSHLR, encoded by the coding sequence GTGAGCCGGCCGCGCCAGTTCGTCGTCGAGGCCGACGGCGGCTCCCGGGGCAACCCGGGCCCCGCCGGCTACGGCGCGGTCGTCATCGACCCGGAGACCGGCGAGACGCTGGCCGAGGCCGCCGAGTACATCGGGGTCGCGACGAACAACGTCGCCGAGTACAAGGGCCTCATCGCCGGCCTCCGCGCCGTGAAGGCGCTGCTGCCGGACGGCCCGGGGGAGGCCGGGGCCCGGGTCCACGTCCGGATGGACTCCAAGCTGGTCGTGGAACAGATGTCCGGCCGCTGGAAGATCAAGCACCCGGACATGAAGCCCCTCGCGGCCGAGGCGGCGAGCGTCCTGCCGGGCTTCGCCCTCACCTACGAGTGGATCCCGCGCGAGCGGAACAAGCACGCCGACCGCCTGGCCAACGAGGCGATGGACGCGGGCCGGCGCGGCGACCGGTGGGAGCCCTCGGCGTCCACGGCCGCCTTGGACACCCCGCGCTCCTCGGTGGCCGCCACCGCGCAGTCCTCGAACCCGCCGCCCTCCGACCCCGTCACCCCGCAGGTGGGCTGGGGCTCGGCGCCCGACCTGGGCGCGCCCGCCACCCTCGTCCTGCTGCGGCACGGCGAGACGGCCCTCACCCCGCAGAAGCGGTTCTCCGGAAGCGGCGGCACCGACCCCGAGCTCTCCGCCGCCGGCCGCGAACAGGCCGAGCGGGCGGCGGCCGCATTCGCCGCGCGCGGCACCGTGCAGGAGATCGTCAGCTCACCGCTGCGCCGCTGCCGCGAGACGGCCGGCGCGGTCGCGGCCCGGCTCGGCCTGGAGGTCCGGGTCGAGGACGGGCTGCGGGAGACGGACTTCGGCGCCTGGGAAGGGCTCACGTTCGGCGAGGTCAGGGAGCGGTACGCCGCCGACCTGGACGCCTGGCTGGATTCACCGGACGCCGCGCCGACCGGTGGCGGTGAGAGCTTCGCCCAGGTAGCCGTCCGGGTGGCGGAGGCCCGCGACCGCCTCGTCGCCCGCTGCGCCGGCCGCACGGTCCTCGTCGTCACGCACGTCACGCCCATCAAGACCCTGGTCCGGCTGGCCCTGGGCGCGCCCCCGGAGTCGCTGTTCCGGATGGAGCTGTCGGCGGCGTCCGTCTCGGCCGTGGCGTACTACGCGGACGGCAACGCCTCCGTACGCCTGCTGAACGACACGTCCCACCTGCGGTAG
- a CDS encoding zinc ribbon domain-containing protein has product MNAAPADQIRLLDVQALDQRLSQLAHRRKSLPEHAEIESLTADLAQLRDLLVASTTEESDTAREQTKAEQDVDQVRQRAARDQQRLDSGAVTSPKDLESLQREITSLAKRQGDLEDVVLEVMERRESAQERVTELTDRVAAVQAKVDDATARRDAATQELDTEAATVTKEREVVAGSVPADLLKLYDKLRTQQGGVGAARLYQRRCEGCRLELNITEINDVKAASPDTVLRCENCRRILVRTADSGL; this is encoded by the coding sequence AGATCCGACTTCTCGACGTCCAGGCGCTCGACCAGCGCCTCTCCCAGCTCGCGCACCGCCGCAAGTCCCTGCCCGAGCACGCCGAGATCGAGTCGCTCACGGCCGACCTCGCCCAGCTCCGCGACCTGCTCGTCGCCTCGACCACCGAGGAGAGCGACACCGCCCGCGAGCAGACCAAGGCGGAGCAGGACGTCGACCAGGTCCGCCAGCGCGCCGCCCGCGACCAGCAGCGCCTGGACTCCGGCGCGGTCACCTCGCCGAAGGACCTGGAGAGCCTCCAGCGCGAGATCACCTCGCTCGCCAAGCGCCAGGGCGACCTGGAGGACGTCGTCCTCGAAGTCATGGAGCGCCGCGAGTCCGCGCAGGAGCGCGTCACCGAGCTGACCGACCGCGTCGCCGCCGTGCAGGCCAAGGTGGACGACGCCACCGCCCGCCGCGACGCCGCCACCCAGGAGCTCGACACGGAGGCCGCCACGGTCACCAAGGAGCGCGAGGTCGTCGCCGGTTCGGTCCCCGCCGACCTGCTGAAGCTCTACGACAAGCTCCGCACCCAGCAGGGCGGGGTGGGCGCCGCACGCCTCTACCAGCGCCGCTGCGAGGGCTGCCGCCTGGAGCTCAACATCACCGAGATCAACGACGTGAAGGCCGCGTCCCCCGACACGGTGCTGCGCTGCGAGAACTGCCGCCGCATCCTGGTCCGCACCGCGGACTCGGGCCTGTAG